Below is a genomic region from Terriglobales bacterium.
AACTGCACGATCTGCTCGCGCGTGGCTTCGGCGCGCAGCACGAGCGTGTGGTCGAACAAGCGCGCCAGCTCGCGCGCATCCTTGAAGGGAAGCGGGTTGGTTTGGGCCGCGGCAGCGCCCCACATGGCGCTCATTCTACACGCCGCTCAGGATGCAGATGTCGGGCAGATTGCGATAGCGGCCGCCGAGGTCCATGCCGTATCCCACCACGAAGTTGTCGGCGATGGTGAAGCCCACGTAATCAGCCGTAAAAGGACGGCGGCGGCGGGCCGGCTTGTCCAGCAGCGTCACCACCCGCAGCGAGCGCGGCTGGTGCGCGGCCAGCAGGGCTCGCAGGTAGTGCAGCGTCAGGCCGGTGTCGAGGATGTCGTCGACCAGCAGCACGTTCTTGCCTTCCAGCGACTGGTCCACGTCCTTGAGCAGGCGGACTTCGCCGCTGTGGTCCGTGGAATCGCCGTAGGCGGCGGCGGCCAGAAAGTCGAACGTGGCGTGGACCGGCAGCGCCCGCGCCAGGTCGGCCAGGAAGACGCAGGCGCCCTTGAGCACGCCCACCAGCACCACGGGCTCGCCCGCCAGGTCGCGCGTGATCTCGGCGCCGAGTTCGGCCACGCGGCCGGCAATCTGCTGGCGCGTGAACAGCACCTGCAACTGCGGCTCCATGGTGCGCAATCATCGCACCGGTCTTGCGCTGCCCGCAACGGTTTGCCGCCCGCGAAAGCCAGCGACTAGAATGTTCGCGCGGGAGGGAATGATGCTGCCGGAATTTCGTGCTTTGTGCGACGAAGCCAAGAAGGAGATCCGCGAGATCGACTCCGCCGAGCTGCGCCGCATGCTCGCGGCCAAGGAGGACTTCACGCTCATCGACGTGCGCGAGCGCGAGGAACAGGCCAAGGGCATGATCCCGGGAGCGGTGGCCTTGCCGCGCGGCATCGTGGAGCGCGACATCGACCAGGTCACCCTGGACCGCGACCGCAAGATCGTGCTCTACTGCGCCGGCGGCAACCGCTCCGCTCTGGCCGCGCTCAACCTGCAGAAGATGGGCTACCGCAACGTCATCTCGCTCATCGGCGGATGGCGCGCCTGGACCGCCAGCGGCTAGTCGTTGCTCGCCGGAGCGGGTGAAGGATTCGTAATCAGGGCACGGCTTCAGCCGTGCCGCGGACCATCGCAAGAACCCGGGCTTTAGCCCCCGAGGTATGAAGGCAATGAATCTGCGCGGCGTCAAGCTCACCTGGCTGGGCCACTCCACCTTCCGCGTCCAGACGCCGGAGGGAAGAGTCCTGCTCATCGATCCCTGGGTGATGGGCAATCCCGCCTGCCCGGTCGAGCAGCAGGACGTCGGCAAGGTGGACGCGCTCTTGTGCACGCACGGCCACGGCGACCACATCGGCGATGCGGTGGAGATCGCCAAACGCTCGGACCCGGTGGTGGTGGGCGTCTATGAGCTCTGTCTCTGGATGCAGTCGAAAGGCGTCAAGCAGATCTCGCCCATGAACAAGGGCGGCTCGCAGACGGTGGCGGACGTGCGCGTCACCATGGTGCACGCCGACCACTCCTGCGGCATCGAGGACGACGGCAAGGTCATCTACGGCGGTGAGGCCTGCGGCTACGTGCTCACCTTTTCGAACGGCCTGAAGCTCTATCATGCCGGCGATACCAACGTCTTCGGCGACATGCACATCATCCATGAACTCTACGGGCCGGAGATCGCCATGCTGCCTATCGGCGACCTGTTCACTATGTCCCCACGCGAGGCAGCCTATGCCGCCAAACTGCTGCGCCCGCAGGTCATCATCCCCATGCACTTCGACACTTTTCCGGTGCTCACCGGCAAGCCGCGCGACCTCAAGAAGCTGGTCGCCGACCTGGGCATCGAAGTCATCGAGATGCACCCGGGACAGACGCTGTCATGACGTCGCTGCAACATGCCTCGACCCCTGGTTTCTGCTGTCATCCCGAGCGAGGGAGGGACCCGCGCGCTCACGCCACGTCCGCGCCACGCGAAGCGCGGCGAGGACGGTCGTGCGCGGGAGACCCGAGTCGAGGGACTTTGGGGTTGCTTTTCGTCAAACAATCATGCGGCCCCGGCCGCTGAGGATCACGGCAATGACATCTGAACCGGCACGCGCCTACTGGCGCATGGGCGGCATCACCCAGCCCGAGGTCGAAGACTATCTTTACTCCCTGCTCCCGCAGCGCGACGAAGTGCTCGCTGAGATGGAAGCCCAGGCCGCGCGCCGCAATATTCCTATCGTCGGCCCGGCGGTCGGCCGCCTGTTCTACCAACTGGCGCGCATCTCCGGCGCGAAGACCGTGTTCGAGATGGGCTCGGCCATCGGTTATTCGACCATCTGGTGGGCGCGCGGCGTAGGCGAGGGCGGCCGCGTGACTTATACCGACGGCGACCCCAGGAACGCCGAGCAGGCGCGCCGCTACTTCGAGCGCGCCGGCGTCGCCGGGCAGGTCGAGGTCCGCGTCGGCGATGCCCTGGAACTGCTCTCCGAGCACAAGCCGGAATCCTTCGATGTGATCTTCAACGACGTGGATAAAGTCGACTACCCGCGCGTCTTCCGCCTGGCAGTGCCGCGGCTGAAGAAGGGCGGCCTGTTCGTGACTGACAATGTGCTGTGGAGCGGCCGGGTGGCCTCAGCGGTTACAGGCCAACCACCCTCGGACAAGGAAGCCGAGACGCGGGCCATCGTCGAGTTCAACCGCCTGCTCTATGGCGCGCCGGAACTGTTCACCACCATCTTGCCGATACGGGATGGCGTGTCGGTGGCTGTGAAGACTTAGCCACAGAGACACAGAGCATCTCCCTTCATGGTTCCCTCTCAAAGCTGTCATCCCGAGCGAGGGAGGGATCCCGCGCTGCTTACGCCGCACCCTCACAGCGCTGCGCGCGGTGAGGGTGATCGTGCGCGGGAAACCCGAGTCGAGGGACCTTGGGTTTGCTTTTCCCTCGCGGATGCTACCGGAAGGCAAGCTCCGAGCGAGCGCCGGAGGCGCGGAAGAGAGTAGCCCAGGGCGGCGAGCGCGCCGCAGGCGTCGGCATCATGACTTCCGGGTGACAAACGCGGTAGCTTAACACCGCGGCACAGCGCGCGAAGCGTGCGGTAGAGACTAGCCCAGCCCGTAAGGGCTGGGCAACGTTGGATTATCGCAGCCAGCCCGCGGAGCGGGCGGCACATGGCTGCCACACAAATGATCTTGCGTTCGTGCCACAAGCCGTTTTGGCTGTGCTTGAGCCTGCTCCTGCTGCCCGCGATCGCCTCGGCCCAGCAGACGCCCGCTCCGCAACCGCCCCCGCTCACCATCCTCACCGAGACGCTCCCCCGCGGAGCCGTGACTGCCACCTACGTCTTTGAATTGAAGGCGCAAGGCGGCACAGAGCCCCGCACTTGGAAGCTCGAGGAGGGCACGCTGCCGCCAGGCGTTGGGCTGTCGTCATCAGGCATTCTTTCCGGAACACCGGCCGCCGTGGGTGAATTCCGTTTTCGGATTTCGGTGACCGACTCTTCCCCCCGGCCCAACACGCTCGCGCGCTGGTTCGTGTTGCGTGTGGTCGCTCCGCTGAAAATAGGCTGGAAGCAGCCGCCGCGATTGAGAGGAGACGAGATTTCCGGGACTGTCGAGGTCTCGAACGCCACCGATGACGACTTCGACCTCACGGTGATCGTGGTGGCGGTCAACGAGGTCGGCAAGGCCTTCGCGCTCGGCTACCAGCACTTCAAGCTGAAGCAGCAGACGGAGAACCTAGCCATCGAGTTCGGCTCGACCCTCCCCCGCGGCGCCTACATCGTGCACGCCGACGCCGTGGCTGAGATCGAGCCGAAGAATCTGATTCACCGCTCGCGGTTGCAGACGGCGGAAGCAATCAAGGTCCCGTAGGTCGGGAGCCACGCGTGGCTAAATCGACTTCACCGGCAGTGCCAACAAATCATCCACCAATCCTACTTCCTTCTGCAGGAAGGGCTCGGCGTATTTCACGCCCGCGAGCATACCGTAGAAGCGCGCCATGCTGGTGACCATCTCGCGGATCTCGGCGGCGGCGGGGAAGATGTCTTTGCCCGCGTGCTGGTCGCTGAACTGCGACTTGTACGCCAGGATGGACTCCAGGCGCGTCTCGAACTGCTCGGTGATATCCACCACGAAGGTCGGCCGCACCTCGTGGTAGAGCGTGGCGTAGATGATCTTGTAGGGACGGTGCCGGGGGAGGGAGCCGACGTCGAGCTTCTCCAGACCCGCCAGGAAGCAGGCCTCGTAGCCGAGCGTGGCCGCGTTGTAGTGATCGGGATGGCGGCCATACCAGTAGGGAAGGATGACCACGCGCGGGCGCATCTCGCGCAGCACGTAGGCGACCTTCAGCCGGTTCTCCCATGTGTTCTCGACCCGGCCGTCGGGGATGTCGAGCGCACGCCGCCACGCCACTTTCAGGATGCGGGCGGCTTCGGCGGCTTCCGCGGCGCGATCTTCGGCGGTGCCGCGCGTGCCCAGCTCGCCCTGGGTCAGGTCGAGGATGCCGGTGCGGCGACCGCGCTGGGCCATCTTCAGCAGCGTGCCGCCGCAGGTCTGCTCCACGTCGTCGCGGTGCGCGGCGATGGCCAGGATGTCGAGCGCGGCTTCCGCCATCGCGCGAAATTCTACCAGACAAGAAGAATCCCCCGGGCTGCCGTTAGAATCTCAGACTGCGAGGAAACGCCATGGATGCCAACGAATTCCGCCAGTTGGGGCACGAAGTCGTGGACCGGCTCTCCGAGTACTTCGAGCACATCGAGGACCGGCCGCTGTTCCCGGATGTCGAGCCGTCCGCTGTGAACGCGCTTTTCGCCGAGCCTCTGCCCGAGGATCCCACGCCTTCGCGCGAGGTCCTGCGACAGGTGGAGGAGAAAGTGCTCCCCTATTGCACCCACGTCGGCCACCCCGGCTACCTCGGCCTCATCACGCCCTCTCCCAACCTGATGGGCATCCTGGGCGACTTCATCTGCTCGGCGCTTAATCAGAACATCGGGGCGTACAGCATCGGGCCTTCGGGAGTTGCCATGGAACGCCGCACGGTGCATTGGCTTACCGACCTTGTCGGCTACGGCGAACATGCGGGAGGCAATCTGACCAGCGGCGGCACCCTGGCCAACTTCATCGGCTTGAAGCTGGCCCGCGACTTCGTCTCGGGCGACCGCGCGCAGCAGGAGGGCGTCGACGGCCGCTGGGCGGTGTACACCTCCGAGGAGCGGCACGTTTCCGTGGATAAGGCCGTGGACGCCATCGGCCTGGGTCGAAGAGCCCTGCGTGCGCTGCCCACCGACGATGAGTTCCGGCTGCGCCTCGACGCGCTGGAAGCCGCCATCGCCGAAGACAAGCGCCAGGGCGTGCGCCCTATGTGCATCGTCGGCATCTTCGGCACCACCAACACCGGCGCCGTCGATTCGCTCACCGAGCTGCGCCGCATCGCCGACCGCGAAGGCATGTGGCTGCACGCCGATGCCGCCTACGGCGGCGGCATGCTGCTGTCGCATCAGTGGCCCATGCGCGACCGCGGGCTCGAACTGGCGGATTCGGTCACCATGGATCCACACAAGTGGTTTTATGCCCCGCTCGATGCCGGCGCGGTGCTGGTGAAGGATGAGCGCCGCCTCACCGCCTCGTTCGGCATGAAGCCCGCCTACCTCACCGACGAGTTCGACCGCGCCAACGAGCGCTATCAGTACTACGTGCACGGCTTCGAGCAGTCGCGCCGCTTCCGCAGCCTGAAGGTGTGGATGAGCTTCAAGCGCTACGGCGCGCGCGAGATCGGCAACTGGATCGACGCCAATGTGAACCGCGCCCAGGAACTCTACCGGCTGGTCGAGCGCGATCCCGAGTTCG
It encodes:
- the hpt gene encoding hypoxanthine phosphoribosyltransferase translates to MEPQLQVLFTRQQIAGRVAELGAEITRDLAGEPVVLVGVLKGACVFLADLARALPVHATFDFLAAAAYGDSTDHSGEVRLLKDVDQSLEGKNVLLVDDILDTGLTLHYLRALLAAHQPRSLRVVTLLDKPARRRRPFTADYVGFTIADNFVVGYGMDLGGRYRNLPDICILSGV
- a CDS encoding rhodanese-like domain-containing protein; translated protein: MMLPEFRALCDEAKKEIREIDSAELRRMLAAKEDFTLIDVREREEQAKGMIPGAVALPRGIVERDIDQVTLDRDRKIVLYCAGGNRSALAALNLQKMGYRNVISLIGGWRAWTASG
- a CDS encoding metal-dependent hydrolase, coding for MNLRGVKLTWLGHSTFRVQTPEGRVLLIDPWVMGNPACPVEQQDVGKVDALLCTHGHGDHIGDAVEIAKRSDPVVVGVYELCLWMQSKGVKQISPMNKGGSQTVADVRVTMVHADHSCGIEDDGKVIYGGEACGYVLTFSNGLKLYHAGDTNVFGDMHIIHELYGPEIAMLPIGDLFTMSPREAAYAAKLLRPQVIIPMHFDTFPVLTGKPRDLKKLVADLGIEVIEMHPGQTLS
- a CDS encoding O-methyltransferase, whose protein sequence is MTSEPARAYWRMGGITQPEVEDYLYSLLPQRDEVLAEMEAQAARRNIPIVGPAVGRLFYQLARISGAKTVFEMGSAIGYSTIWWARGVGEGGRVTYTDGDPRNAEQARRYFERAGVAGQVEVRVGDALELLSEHKPESFDVIFNDVDKVDYPRVFRLAVPRLKKGGLFVTDNVLWSGRVASAVTGQPPSDKEAETRAIVEFNRLLYGAPELFTTILPIRDGVSVAVKT
- a CDS encoding Ig domain-containing protein, with product MAATQMILRSCHKPFWLCLSLLLLPAIASAQQTPAPQPPPLTILTETLPRGAVTATYVFELKAQGGTEPRTWKLEEGTLPPGVGLSSSGILSGTPAAVGEFRFRISVTDSSPRPNTLARWFVLRVVAPLKIGWKQPPRLRGDEISGTVEVSNATDDDFDLTVIVVAVNEVGKAFALGYQHFKLKQQTENLAIEFGSTLPRGAYIVHADAVAEIEPKNLIHRSRLQTAEAIKVP
- the bshB1 gene encoding bacillithiol biosynthesis deacetylase BshB1, with the translated sequence MAEAALDILAIAAHRDDVEQTCGGTLLKMAQRGRRTGILDLTQGELGTRGTAEDRAAEAAEAARILKVAWRRALDIPDGRVENTWENRLKVAYVLREMRPRVVILPYWYGRHPDHYNAATLGYEACFLAGLEKLDVGSLPRHRPYKIIYATLYHEVRPTFVVDITEQFETRLESILAYKSQFSDQHAGKDIFPAAAEIREMVTSMARFYGMLAGVKYAEPFLQKEVGLVDDLLALPVKSI
- a CDS encoding pyridoxal-dependent decarboxylase, with translation MDANEFRQLGHEVVDRLSEYFEHIEDRPLFPDVEPSAVNALFAEPLPEDPTPSREVLRQVEEKVLPYCTHVGHPGYLGLITPSPNLMGILGDFICSALNQNIGAYSIGPSGVAMERRTVHWLTDLVGYGEHAGGNLTSGGTLANFIGLKLARDFVSGDRAQQEGVDGRWAVYTSEERHVSVDKAVDAIGLGRRALRALPTDDEFRLRLDALEAAIAEDKRQGVRPMCIVGIFGTTNTGAVDSLTELRRIADREGMWLHADAAYGGGMLLSHQWPMRDRGLELADSVTMDPHKWFYAPLDAGAVLVKDERRLTASFGMKPAYLTDEFDRANERYQYYVHGFEQSRRFRSLKVWMSFKRYGAREIGNWIDANVNRAQELYRLVERDPEFEPANRPIMSAICLRYKNVPDSEAKQLHAQVASRIERGGKFWISTTEMKGRPWFRINPVNFRTRPEHMRQLFELLRQECRSVAEDLRTASRQSA